One Chordicoccus furentiruminis DNA window includes the following coding sequences:
- a CDS encoding phage tail tip lysozyme, translated as MKRKLVMLLTAAMLTATVSPAIPAMTATVYAAGSASSEIFRILTEDGGLSSAAACGIIGNLEQESGLNPEASGSFYGLVQWDSRRTANLKAYCSANGYSSSSISGQVHFLLHELENGYSGVLGELQSVPDTADGAVSAAKAFCRGFEQCGNYDWEFATRGSFASTYFSMYGGSSSSDDSGDSDEETSSDSSQAVSGSSSDGAEQASSSENSESSDEESSADSEASDSSAEADEERSDSEEADNETTDEDTADDTDPESSDEETSDEESSEETDEETSDENSDEETSDSGSSDHDAYSDSDFQYLLGLDYDVSLIFDYDYYTSRYPDVVDSVGSDYDAVLHHFLTYGVEHGQRGSLSFSVVNYQNNNPDLVDQYADEYVKYYVEYVKSGHDEGRDGSVSDEQNDAEQKRAAEEAEWQEYLDSIGMTQEEYNEYIAEKNASGDDSSDEDASGDSSQEDDSPDENTSATDDSED; from the coding sequence ATGAAGAGAAAACTCGTTATGCTTCTCACGGCAGCCATGCTGACGGCCACTGTTTCACCGGCGATTCCGGCGATGACTGCCACCGTATATGCAGCAGGGAGCGCCAGCTCCGAGATCTTCCGGATCCTGACCGAAGACGGCGGCTTAAGCAGCGCGGCCGCCTGCGGCATCATCGGCAACCTTGAGCAGGAAAGCGGCCTCAACCCGGAGGCGTCCGGCAGCTTCTACGGACTGGTTCAGTGGGACAGCCGCCGTACCGCGAATCTAAAAGCCTACTGCAGCGCCAACGGATACAGCTCCTCCAGTATCAGCGGCCAGGTGCATTTCCTTCTTCATGAGCTTGAAAACGGATACAGCGGCGTTCTGGGTGAGCTTCAGAGCGTTCCGGATACGGCCGATGGCGCAGTCAGCGCGGCAAAGGCCTTCTGCCGCGGCTTCGAGCAGTGCGGCAACTACGACTGGGAGTTTGCGACCCGGGGAAGCTTTGCCTCCACCTATTTCAGCATGTACGGCGGCTCCTCTTCCTCCGATGACAGCGGGGACTCCGATGAGGAAACCTCGTCAGACAGCAGTCAGGCAGTCTCCGGCAGCAGCAGCGATGGCGCGGAGCAGGCATCCTCTTCGGAGAACAGTGAATCCTCTGACGAAGAGTCCTCTGCCGACAGCGAGGCATCCGATTCCTCTGCGGAAGCAGACGAGGAAAGATCCGACTCGGAAGAGGCGGATAACGAGACAACGGATGAGGATACCGCCGATGATACGGATCCGGAATCCTCTGATGAAGAGACTTCTGATGAGGAGTCCTCAGAAGAAACGGATGAGGAAACCTCCGATGAAAACTCCGACGAAGAAACCTCTGACAGCGGGTCTTCCGATCATGACGCGTACTCGGACAGCGATTTTCAGTATCTCCTCGGCCTTGATTACGATGTGAGTCTGATCTTCGACTACGACTACTACACCTCCCGCTATCCGGATGTCGTCGATTCCGTCGGCTCGGATTACGACGCGGTGCTTCACCATTTCCTGACCTACGGCGTGGAGCACGGCCAGCGCGGAAGCCTCAGCTTCAGTGTCGTGAACTACCAGAACAACAATCCGGATCTTGTGGACCAATACGCCGATGAATATGTCAAATACTATGTCGAATACGTGAAGTCGGGCCATGACGAAGGCCGCGACGGCTCTGTCAGCGACGAACAGAACGACGCCGAGCAGAAACGGGCCGCCGAGGAGGCGGAGTGGCAGGAGTATCTTGACTCCATCGGCATGACGCAGGAAGAGTACAACGAGTACATCGCGGAGAAGAATGCATCCGGCGATGATTCGTCGGATGAGGATGCCTCTGGAGACAGCAGTCAGGAGGATGATTCCCCGGATGAGAATACATCCGCCACGGATGACTCAGAGGACTGA
- a CDS encoding HAD family hydrolase, which produces MNSFIFDVDGTLWDSTAQVAEAWRKTAEEFGLDTSPLSAERLRREFGRMMGDIVSSIYPELDEKTKERFMSVCLAVENRDLSASLPPLYEGVGGLFRSLHEKGCPIVIVSNCQAGYIELLTEGHHLEAFVAGHLCPADTGEAKAANIGTAIRRWHLENPCYVGDTMGDFEATRANGIPFIHASYGFGRVPSPDYRIGSPLDLLSLPLF; this is translated from the coding sequence ATGAATTCATTCATTTTTGATGTTGACGGGACGCTTTGGGATTCCACCGCTCAGGTGGCCGAAGCGTGGAGAAAAACAGCGGAGGAGTTCGGACTTGACACCTCCCCTCTCTCGGCGGAAAGACTTCGGAGGGAATTCGGCCGGATGATGGGTGACATCGTCTCATCCATCTACCCGGAACTTGACGAGAAGACGAAGGAACGCTTCATGAGCGTCTGTCTGGCTGTGGAGAACAGAGATCTTTCAGCTTCTCTTCCGCCGCTCTACGAAGGCGTCGGCGGACTCTTCCGTTCACTTCACGAGAAGGGCTGCCCGATCGTGATCGTGAGTAACTGTCAGGCGGGATACATCGAGCTGCTGACAGAGGGCCATCATCTGGAAGCCTTCGTCGCCGGCCATCTCTGCCCTGCGGACACCGGCGAAGCCAAGGCGGCCAATATCGGCACCGCCATCCGCCGCTGGCATCTGGAAAATCCCTGTTACGTCGGAGATACGATGGGTGATTTCGAGGCGACCCGGGCGAACGGCATCCCGTTCATCCACGCCTCCTACGGCTTCGGTCGCGTTCCCTCTCCCGATTACCGGATCGGTTCGCCGCTGGATCTGCTGAGCCTCCCGCTGTTCTGA
- a CDS encoding glycosyltransferase family 2 protein, giving the protein MKILSVAIPCYNSAAYMKKAVDHAVLGGEDVEVLIIDDGSTDGTLAIAKDYERRFPGIVRAIHQENKGHGGAVNTGIREAQGIYFKVCDSDDWLDYDSYMQVLDALRTCISGPETLDVLISNYIYEKQGAKRKHGMRYVGSFPENRIFTWDEVIKPLNAHRYVLMHSLTYRTDLLRSCGLQLPEHTFYVDNIYAYQPMMYVKTMYYLNVPLYRYFIGRADQSVNEEVMVKRMDQQLRVTRIMIDSYRPDLLRKKQQMNYIIHDLGIIMSVTSILLLRIGSEEALREKKEIWDYLKRKDLMLFLRIRHSVLGRALNLPGKPGRDMAVRGYQLVQKYYGFN; this is encoded by the coding sequence ATGAAGATTCTCAGTGTGGCAATACCCTGCTACAATTCGGCGGCCTATATGAAGAAGGCCGTTGATCATGCTGTACTCGGCGGTGAGGACGTGGAGGTGCTCATCATCGACGACGGCTCGACTGACGGGACGCTGGCGATCGCGAAAGATTATGAAAGGCGTTTTCCGGGCATCGTCCGGGCCATCCATCAGGAGAATAAGGGACACGGCGGCGCGGTCAACACCGGAATCCGTGAAGCCCAGGGTATCTATTTCAAGGTCTGTGACAGCGATGACTGGCTGGACTATGATTCCTACATGCAGGTGCTCGATGCGCTCCGCACCTGCATCTCGGGTCCGGAAACGCTGGACGTGCTGATCAGCAACTACATTTATGAGAAGCAGGGGGCGAAACGGAAGCACGGCATGCGCTATGTGGGCTCATTCCCCGAGAACAGGATCTTCACATGGGACGAGGTGATCAAGCCGCTCAACGCCCACCGGTACGTGCTGATGCATTCCCTCACATACCGGACGGACCTTCTCCGCTCCTGCGGACTGCAGCTGCCGGAGCATACTTTCTATGTAGACAATATCTACGCGTATCAGCCGATGATGTACGTGAAGACGATGTATTATCTCAATGTGCCGCTGTACCGCTATTTTATCGGCCGCGCGGATCAGTCGGTGAACGAGGAAGTCATGGTGAAGCGGATGGATCAGCAGCTTCGCGTGACCCGGATCATGATCGACAGCTACCGGCCGGACCTGCTCAGAAAGAAGCAGCAGATGAACTACATCATCCATGATCTCGGCATCATCATGAGCGTGACGAGCATCCTGCTGCTCCGCATCGGCTCGGAGGAGGCGCTGAGGGAAAAGAAAGAAATCTGGGATTATCTGAAGAGGAAGGATCTGATGCTGTTCCTCCGGATCCGCCACAGTGTGCTTGGCCGCGCGCTGAATCTGCCCGGGAAGCCGGGACGGGATATGGCGGTCCGCGGGTATCAGCTGGTGCAGAAGTACTACGGATTTAACTGA
- a CDS encoding S66 family peptidase, whose protein sequence is MRTPAFLRPGDLIGLCAPSFGAATEPYITRLRSAIGKFEARGYRLRIAPSTYRSDGLGISTKPEDAAADLMNLYLDPEVKAVISVGGGELMNEVLPHLDFETIRKAPPKWFMGYSDNTNFLHPLLTLADVPGIYGPTATGFGKPWEAPERDAFALLEGTDLTVRGYDRFETPWTEDGGETEDPLAPYRLDAKKTLRLWMPGWEGAREAAGSRLSMDGVLIGGCLDVLVNLSGTPFDGTAAFAEANGPLIWVLEACDLSVMSIRRALWHLDELGWFRGAAGFLIGRPLAAFHQEMMGVDTGNAVTDILKGRNVPIVLDVDVGHVKPSMPLIFGSRAHVTVEGDRIEAAMTAER, encoded by the coding sequence ATGAGAACACCGGCTTTTCTGCGTCCCGGGGATTTGATCGGGCTTTGCGCCCCGTCCTTCGGCGCCGCCACGGAACCTTATATCACAAGACTCAGGTCCGCGATCGGAAAATTCGAGGCCCGCGGATACCGCCTGCGGATCGCGCCCAGCACCTACCGGAGCGACGGGCTGGGGATCAGCACGAAGCCGGAGGACGCGGCAGCCGATCTGATGAACCTATATCTTGACCCGGAGGTGAAAGCCGTCATCTCCGTTGGCGGAGGGGAACTGATGAACGAAGTTCTTCCCCATCTGGATTTTGAGACCATCCGTAAGGCGCCGCCCAAGTGGTTTATGGGCTACTCGGATAACACGAACTTTCTGCATCCGCTTCTTACGCTGGCGGATGTGCCGGGAATCTACGGTCCGACGGCCACCGGCTTCGGCAAGCCATGGGAGGCGCCGGAGCGGGACGCGTTCGCCCTGCTGGAGGGAACGGATCTGACCGTGCGCGGGTATGACCGTTTCGAGACGCCATGGACGGAGGACGGCGGGGAGACGGAGGATCCTCTTGCCCCGTACCGCCTGGACGCGAAGAAGACGCTCAGACTGTGGATGCCCGGCTGGGAAGGAGCAAGGGAAGCGGCCGGCAGCCGCCTTTCGATGGACGGTGTACTGATCGGCGGCTGTCTTGACGTTCTGGTTAATCTTTCCGGGACACCGTTTGACGGGACAGCCGCTTTCGCGGAGGCGAACGGGCCGCTGATCTGGGTTCTGGAGGCCTGCGATCTTTCCGTGATGAGCATCCGGCGGGCTCTCTGGCATCTGGACGAACTCGGCTGGTTCCGCGGCGCGGCCGGTTTTCTGATCGGACGGCCGCTGGCGGCTTTTCATCAGGAGATGATGGGCGTGGATACGGGCAACGCTGTGACGGATATTCTGAAGGGGAGGAATGTTCCGATCGTTCTTGATGTGGACGTGGGCCATGTCAAGCCGTCGATGCCGCTGATCTTCGGGAGCCGCGCTCATGTGACGGTGGAAGGAGACCGGATCGAGGCTGCGATGACGGCGGAAAGGTAA
- a CDS encoding SDR family NAD(P)-dependent oxidoreductase, with amino-acid sequence MKIALVTGASSGLGREYVLEISRAEPGIDEIWAVARRADRLEELKAVSRIPVRPVPADLTREEDIERIEALLEKTKPEIRLLIHAAGFGKIGTLSQIDRRTCDRMIDLNCRAAVDVTYLALPYMKEGSRIVEVCSTAAFQPFPFLNVYAASKAFLYRFTRALRREVMHRGIGVTAVCPYWIRDTEFIPTARDTEGGGAAIRHFPLSQSVRTVARYSLFDSRCGFAVSTPGIMCSLHRIAAKFIPADAMMGIWELIRKL; translated from the coding sequence ATGAAGATTGCGTTGGTGACGGGCGCCTCCAGTGGGCTCGGAAGGGAGTATGTTCTTGAGATCAGCCGGGCGGAGCCCGGCATCGACGAAATCTGGGCTGTCGCGAGAAGAGCGGACCGGCTGGAGGAGCTGAAAGCGGTCAGCCGGATCCCGGTGAGACCTGTGCCGGCGGATCTCACGAGGGAAGAGGACATCGAACGGATTGAGGCGCTTCTTGAGAAGACAAAGCCGGAGATCAGACTTCTGATACACGCGGCCGGCTTCGGCAAGATCGGAACCTTGAGTCAGATAGACCGGAGAACCTGTGACCGGATGATCGACCTGAACTGCCGCGCCGCCGTGGACGTCACATACCTTGCCCTGCCTTATATGAAGGAAGGGAGCCGGATCGTGGAGGTCTGTTCCACCGCTGCCTTCCAGCCGTTTCCGTTTCTCAACGTCTACGCCGCTTCCAAGGCATTCCTTTACCGTTTTACAAGAGCGCTCCGGCGGGAAGTGATGCACCGCGGCATCGGGGTGACGGCGGTCTGTCCGTATTGGATCCGCGATACGGAGTTTATTCCGACCGCACGGGACACGGAAGGAGGCGGTGCCGCGATACGCCATTTCCCTCTGTCCCAGAGCGTCAGGACCGTTGCCCGGTATTCGCTGTTCGACAGCCGGTGCGGCTTCGCGGTTTCAACGCCGGGTATCATGTGCTCGCTGCACCGGATCGCCGCGAAGTTCATTCCGGCTGATGCGATGATGGGGATCTGGGAGCTGATCCGAAAACTTTGA
- a CDS encoding response regulator, with protein MAENEENRVIDLKELVSDLAHTMKPVAERKNLHFRYRIEHISASELAGNGRDQLHSILTELLENAVEYTPEGGDVIFCVRELMTDDRNSTIEFYVQDDGAGIPEEQLRKLRSMTRQEEAEADHGLAAVCREVRRLRGTVTFESGNGRGMGTVARVILTMPVSRVRPVRPLPDMNRDIYSFVGKKILLAEDHPLNLEIAEMMLERVGFEVDTAVNGREAVDRFAAKDGAYDAVLMDIRMPVMDGIEAAQVIRNTDIPGADTIPIIALTASAYEGDARRSRQAGMNEHLLKPIDPVRMYDVLSRYLYQSHTVRRT; from the coding sequence ATGGCGGAAAACGAAGAGAACAGAGTCATCGATCTGAAGGAGCTTGTCTCTGATCTGGCTCACACGATGAAGCCTGTCGCGGAGAGGAAAAACCTGCATTTCCGGTACCGTATCGAGCATATCTCCGCGTCCGAACTCGCCGGAAACGGCCGGGACCAGCTCCATTCGATTCTCACCGAGCTGCTTGAGAACGCGGTGGAATACACGCCCGAGGGCGGCGACGTCATTTTCTGCGTCAGAGAGCTGATGACGGACGACCGCAACTCGACGATTGAGTTCTATGTGCAGGACGACGGCGCAGGTATCCCGGAGGAACAGCTGAGAAAGCTGAGAAGCATGACGCGGCAGGAGGAGGCTGAGGCGGATCACGGCCTTGCGGCTGTATGCCGGGAAGTGCGCAGGCTGAGAGGCACCGTTACATTCGAGAGCGGAAACGGCCGGGGGATGGGAACGGTAGCGCGGGTTATCCTCACGATGCCGGTCAGCCGCGTGCGGCCGGTCAGGCCGCTTCCGGACATGAATCGTGACATCTACAGCTTTGTCGGAAAGAAGATTCTCCTTGCCGAGGACCATCCGCTCAATCTGGAGATCGCCGAAATGATGCTGGAGCGCGTCGGATTTGAGGTGGATACAGCCGTCAACGGACGGGAGGCTGTGGATCGCTTCGCCGCGAAGGACGGTGCGTATGACGCCGTCCTGATGGATATCCGCATGCCGGTGATGGACGGCATCGAGGCTGCTCAGGTCATCCGGAACACGGACATTCCGGGCGCGGATACGATTCCGATCATCGCGCTGACCGCCAGCGCCTATGAGGGAGATGCCAGGAGAAGCCGTCAGGCGGGCATGAACGAACATCTGCTGAAACCGATCGATCCGGTCCGGATGTATGACGTCCTCTCGCGTTACCTGTATCAGAGTCACACCGTAAGAAGAACGTGA
- a CDS encoding A/G-specific adenine glycosylase, translating into MNAEIVKPLTDWYRANRRDLPWRHTSDPYRIWVSEIMLQQTRVESVKAYYQRFLEALPDLSALAEADEERLLKLWEGLGYYSRVRNMQRAARTVVEDFKGAFPRTKEEMEKLPGIGSYTAGAVASIAFGERVPAVDGNVLRVWARMTADDRNILLPSVKKEAERDIAGLMQTLPAARTSGQDHPGAFHENAAGDFNQALIELGALLCLPGEKPLCEACPVRPFCGAERRGLAGVLPIREKKTERRIERRTVLLVRSGELTAVRKRPDSGLLAGMYEFPNVRGELTAEQAVAYTSENGYDALRIRPLPAARHLFSHVEWRMTGYEIRIGALSGERGRSAHGRDWIFADAKELSGERPLPAAFSAYAKLIHVFPGKGKSREEEQEERNGR; encoded by the coding sequence ATGAATGCTGAAATTGTAAAGCCGCTGACGGACTGGTACCGCGCAAACCGGCGGGATCTTCCGTGGCGTCATACTTCCGATCCGTACCGGATCTGGGTTTCTGAGATTATGCTGCAGCAGACGAGGGTGGAGTCGGTGAAGGCGTACTATCAGCGCTTCCTTGAAGCTCTGCCGGATCTTTCGGCGCTGGCGGAAGCGGATGAGGAGCGGCTGCTCAAACTCTGGGAGGGACTCGGCTATTACAGCCGCGTACGGAACATGCAGCGGGCTGCCCGGACTGTTGTGGAGGACTTCAAAGGGGCCTTTCCCCGGACGAAGGAGGAGATGGAGAAGCTTCCCGGTATCGGATCTTATACAGCCGGCGCGGTTGCGTCCATCGCCTTCGGCGAGAGAGTGCCGGCGGTGGACGGCAATGTGCTCAGGGTCTGGGCGAGAATGACGGCGGATGACCGCAATATTCTTCTTCCTTCCGTAAAGAAGGAAGCTGAACGGGATATTGCCGGGCTGATGCAGACGCTGCCTGCCGCCCGGACGTCCGGTCAGGATCACCCGGGCGCATTTCATGAAAATGCAGCCGGTGACTTCAATCAGGCGCTGATTGAACTGGGTGCACTTCTCTGCCTTCCGGGAGAAAAGCCTCTCTGCGAAGCGTGTCCGGTGCGTCCCTTCTGCGGAGCGGAACGCAGGGGTCTCGCGGGCGTCCTGCCGATCCGTGAAAAGAAGACGGAGCGGAGGATCGAGCGCAGGACGGTGCTTCTTGTGAGGAGCGGAGAGCTGACGGCAGTCCGGAAACGGCCGGACAGCGGGCTGCTGGCCGGTATGTACGAATTTCCCAATGTCAGGGGAGAGCTGACGGCGGAACAGGCGGTTGCATATACATCCGAAAACGGGTATGATGCACTGAGAATACGGCCGCTGCCGGCAGCACGTCATCTATTCTCCCATGTAGAGTGGCGTATGACCGGATACGAGATACGGATCGGCGCGTTATCCGGGGAGAGGGGACGGTCCGCGCACGGACGTGACTGGATTTTTGCGGATGCGAAGGAACTTTCGGGCGAGCGTCCGCTGCCGGCTGCATTTTCCGCATACGCGAAACTGATCCATGTCTTCCCCGGCAAAGGAAAGAGCCGTGAAGAAGAACAAGAGGAAAGGAACGGGCGATGA